A part of Odontesthes bonariensis isolate fOdoBon6 chromosome 23, fOdoBon6.hap1, whole genome shotgun sequence genomic DNA contains:
- the chad gene encoding chondroadherin codes for MRCVTWLLLGTCLLVLGPAVQGAPGQCPSLCHCHGDLQHVICDNVGLKKIPRVSEATRLLNLQRNNLSIIPTGAFSESKGLISLHMQHCQLREIGSQAFKGLKKLVYLYLSNNEISSIKPGAFEDLTELTYLYLDGNQIRELAKGIFSPMINLFILQLNDNKLRELRSGTFTGAKDLRWLHMSGNELTTLQPGSLDDVENLAIFHLERNKLSTYPSAAMSKLRVVEELMLGKNPMRTIPDNAFQSFGRYMEKLHLDNMGLEKFSDGAFNGVTAVKDLHLDNNKLRSLPRGLELGAITNLTLSNNLWNCSCQLSPLRRWMDSTRNRPDAVCASPASQKGKQVRDSNAFGNCKMKAKRAKKGTRH; via the exons ATGCGTTGTGTGACCTGGTTGTTGTTGGGGACCTGCCTCCTGGTTCTGGGCCCCGCAGTGCAGGGAGCCCCGGGCCAGTGCCCGAGCCTTTGCCACTGCCACGGCGACCTGCAGCACGTCATCTGTGACAACGTGGGGCTAAAGAAGATCCCTCGGGTGTCTGAGGCCACCCGCCTGTTgaacctgcagaggaacaaccTGAGCATTATACCCACAGGGGCCTTCAGCGAAAGCAAGGGActcatctctctgcacatgcAGCACTGCCAGCTCCGAGAGATCGGATCCCAGGCTTTCAAGGGGCTGAAGAAGCTCGTCTACCTCTACCTGTCCAACAACGAGATCAGCAGCATCAAGCCTGGCGCCTTCGAGGATCTAACAGAGCTCACCTACCTCTACCTAGATGGGAACCAGATCAGAGAACTGGCAAAGGGAATCTTCTCCCCCATGATCAACCTCTTCATTCTGCAGCTCAACGACAACAAGCTGCGGGAGCTGCGGTCGGGAACCTTCACAGGTGCCAAAGACCTGCGCTGGCTGCACATGAGCGGGAATGAGCTGACCACACTGCAGCCAGGCTCTCTGGATGATGTGGAGAACCTCGCGATTTTTCACCTGGAGAGGAACAAGTTGTCCACCTATCCCAGCGCGGCGATGAGCAAACTGCGAGTGGTGGAGGAACTCATGCTGGGGAAGAACCCAATGAGAACCATCCCAGACAACGCCTTCCAGAGCTTTGGGCGCTACATGGAGAAACTACATCTTGACAACATGGGCCTGGAGAAG TTCTCAGATGGGGCGTTTAATGGTGTGACGGCAGTCAAAGACCTTCACCTGGACAACAACAAGCTAAGGTCCCTTCCCAGAGGTCTGGAGTTGGGCGCTATCACCAACCTCACCCTCTCCAACAATCTTTGGAACTGCTCATGCCAGCTATCTCCGCTacgcag GTGGATGGATTCCACCCGAAACCGTCCAGATGCAGTCTGTGCATCCCCAGCTTCCCAGAAAGGCAAGCAAGTCAGAGACAGCAACGCCTTTGGTAACTGTAAGATGAAGGCAAAGAGAGCCAAGAAGGGCACACGTCATTGA